From Cellulophaga lytica DSM 7489, a single genomic window includes:
- the clpP gene encoding ATP-dependent Clp endopeptidase proteolytic subunit ClpP: MDYGKEFKNYAIKDQGINSMYYDKILSTMYPSNMTPNIIEERQLNAIAMDVFSRLMMDRIIFLGTGINDQVANIVQAQLLFLESADASKDIQIYINSPGGSVYAGLGIYDTMQFIKPDVATICTGMAASMGAVLLCAGEKGKRSGLTHSRVMIHQPLGGAQGQASDIEITAREILKLKDELYNIIATHSGQTFDKVSNDSDRDYWMKADEAKKYGMIDEILVREKN, from the coding sequence ATGGACTACGGAAAAGAATTTAAGAACTACGCCATAAAGGACCAAGGGATAAACAGCATGTACTATGACAAAATATTAAGTACAATGTACCCAAGCAATATGACGCCTAACATTATTGAAGAAAGACAACTAAATGCTATTGCAATGGATGTTTTCTCTAGATTAATGATGGATAGAATTATATTTTTAGGAACCGGTATTAATGACCAAGTTGCTAACATAGTACAAGCACAATTATTGTTTTTAGAAAGTGCAGATGCATCTAAAGACATACAAATATACATTAACTCTCCAGGAGGTAGTGTTTACGCTGGATTAGGTATTTATGACACTATGCAATTTATTAAACCAGACGTTGCAACAATTTGTACTGGTATGGCAGCATCTATGGGTGCCGTTTTACTTTGCGCAGGTGAAAAAGGAAAACGTAGTGGTTTAACTCACTCTCGTGTTATGATTCACCAACCATTAGGTGGCGCACAAGGGCAAGCTAGCGATATAGAAATTACAGCAAGAGAAATACTAAAGTTAAAAGATGAGTTGTACAATATTATAGCAACGCACTCTGGCCAAACTTTTGACAAGGTTAGCAATGACAGCGATAGAGATTACTGGATGAAGGCTGATGAAGCCAAGAAATACGGTATGATAGACGAAATATTAGTAAGGGAAAAGAACTAA
- a CDS encoding phage holin family protein — translation MKTILRILLSAIAVVVLSKVLPGIGVDSYTTAIIVAVVLSLLNFFIKPLLVILTLPVTIVTLGLFLLVINACIIKLAGYFVSGFTVDSWLWAIVFSLLLSLLQSILFSILKTDKEK, via the coding sequence ATGAAAACTATACTACGCATACTATTAAGCGCCATTGCTGTTGTTGTACTATCTAAAGTTTTACCAGGCATTGGTGTAGACAGCTACACTACCGCAATAATTGTTGCAGTGGTATTAAGTCTACTAAACTTTTTTATTAAACCATTACTTGTAATATTAACTTTACCAGTAACAATTGTAACACTAGGTTTATTTTTACTAGTTATAAACGCATGTATTATAAAATTAGCAGGCTATTTTGTATCAGGATTTACGGTAGATAGTTGGCTATGGGCTATTGTATTTAGCTTATTATTATCATTATTACAATCCATATTATTTTCTATCTTAAAAACCGATAAAGAAAAATAA
- a CDS encoding alpha/beta fold hydrolase has protein sequence MPTLHSKILGEGQPLLILHGFLGMSDNWKTLGNKYAEEGLQVHLIDQRNHGKSFHSTEFNYDILANDIKQYIAEHNLQNCIVLGHSMGGKTAMQLACSYPELVNKLLIADIAPKFYPPHHHEIINGLKALDLNTISSRTEASNELAKHISNAGVRQFLLKNLYWVEKGKLAFRFNLDVLAERMEQIGENIDASATYNKPTLFLRGDKSEYISPLDTDTIKTHFPNADIQTITNSGHWLHAENPKEFLEKSLTFIKS, from the coding sequence ATGCCAACACTACATTCTAAAATACTTGGAGAAGGACAACCTTTGCTAATTTTACACGGATTTTTAGGAATGTCTGACAATTGGAAAACCCTAGGCAATAAATATGCAGAGGAAGGCTTACAAGTACATTTAATAGACCAGCGCAACCACGGTAAAAGTTTTCACTCTACCGAGTTTAATTATGACATTCTTGCAAACGACATTAAACAATACATTGCAGAGCATAATTTACAAAACTGTATTGTTCTTGGCCATTCTATGGGTGGTAAAACAGCTATGCAATTGGCCTGTAGCTATCCAGAATTGGTTAACAAATTACTAATTGCAGACATAGCACCAAAGTTTTACCCACCACACCATCATGAAATAATTAATGGTTTAAAAGCATTAGATCTTAACACCATTAGCTCTAGAACAGAAGCTAGTAATGAGTTAGCTAAACACATATCTAATGCAGGTGTACGTCAATTTTTATTAAAAAATTTATATTGGGTAGAAAAAGGAAAATTAGCCTTTAGGTTTAACTTAGACGTTTTAGCAGAACGTATGGAACAAATTGGAGAAAACATAGATGCTTCTGCCACATACAACAAACCAACATTGTTTTTAAGAGGCGATAAATCTGAGTATATATCTCCGTTAGATACAGATACTATAAAAACACATTTTCCAAATGCAGACATACAAACTATAACCAATTCCGGGCATTGGTTACACGCAGAAAACCCTAAAGAATTCTTAGAAAAATCGCTTACCTTTATAAAAAGTTAA